The Fragaria vesca subsp. vesca linkage group LG2, FraVesHawaii_1.0, whole genome shotgun sequence genome includes a window with the following:
- the LOC101304250 gene encoding uncharacterized protein LOC101304250, with protein MAYHTRSNSFPSRSHPLIQEVDEQLCRLRSSEASSTSSSSSSISYQLHGLQDLHDCVDRLLQLPLNQQALAQEKHGNWANELLDRSLRLLDICSTAKDALLLTKECIQNLQSIIRRRGGEESDLLASEVRKYFSSRKMVKKSLHKAMGNLKGIENKYNFSSLSKDQETIAIINKLRDVEAVTQTVFEAILSFITGPKVSSSWSFISKKLQSKRVACEEEQVNEFAEVDAALKSHKSLDNAQNQLNNLETCIQDQEEGLECLFRQLIKTRVSLLNILNH; from the coding sequence ATGGCTTACCACACTCGCTCTAACAGCTTCCCTTCCAGGTCACACCCTCTCATTCAAGAAGTTGACGAACAATTGTGCAGATTGAGGTCTTCCGAAGCCAGCTCCACATCATCATCATCATCATCAATAAGCTACCAACTTCATGGTCTGCAAGACTTGCATGATTGTGTTGATAGGTTGCTTCAATTGCCACTCAACCAACAAGCCTTGGCGCAAGAGAAACATGGAAATTGGGCTAATGAACTATTAGATCGCTCTCTCAGGCTCTTGGATATTTGCAGCACTGCCAAAGATGCCTTGTTGCTAACCAAGGAATGCATTCAGAACCTTCAATCAATCATCCGAAGAAGAGGAGGAGAAGAATCTGATTTACTCGCCAGTGAAGTTAGGAAATACTTCAGCTCCAGGAAGATGGTGAAAAAGTCACTCCATAAGGCTATGGGGAATCTGAAGGGAATTGAAAACAAATACAATTTCTCTTCCCTCAGCAAGGACCAAGAGACAATCGCCATCATTAACAAGCTGAGAGACGTTGAAGCAGTCACACAAACAGTGTTTGAAGCAATATTGTCTTTTATCACTGGCCCAAAGGTATCAAGCAGCTGGTCATTTATATCCAAGAAGTTGCAGTCAAAAAGAGTAGCTTGTGAGGAAGAACAAGTAAACGAATTTGCAGAGGTTGATGCTGCATTGAAGTCACACAAGAGTTTAGACAATGCACAAAACCAGCTCAACAATCTGGAGACTTGCATTCAAGACCAAGAAGAAGGACTCGAGTGTCTATTTAGGCAATTGATAAAAACAAGAGTCTCCCTACTCAACATCCTCAACCACTAG
- the LOC101303964 gene encoding uncharacterized protein LOC101303964 has product MASHTRSNSFPSRAHPIIEEANEQLCRLRSSAATTTSSSSISHKLSGLQDLHECVERLLQLPLNQQATAQKKHQKCTNELLDGSLRLLDVCSTAKEALLQTKACLQDLQSIIRRRGCESGVLTSEVRKYLTSTKMVKKTIQKAMVNTRSTFSSLNKETECISIVNTLRNVEAITLSVFESLFSFISGPKASTSWSLVSKMMRSKRVACEEEAEINEFAEVDAALKSVKSADNVQNQLNNLESCIQDQEEGLECLFRQLIKTRVSLLNILNH; this is encoded by the coding sequence ATGGCTTCTCACACTCGCTCTAACAGCTTCCCCTCCAGGGCACACCCTATCATTGAAGAAGCAAATGAACAATTGTGCAGATTAAGGTCGTCTGCAGCCACCACAACATCTTCATCATCAATCAGCCACAAACTAAGTGGTCTACAAGACTTGCATGAATGTGTTGAAAGGTTGCTTCAGTTGCCCCTCAATCAGCAAGCAACAGCGCAAAAGAAACATCAGAAATGCACTAATGAGCTATTAGATGGTTCTCTAAGGCTCTTGGATGTTTGTAGCACTGCCAAGGAAGCACTGCTGCAAACCAAGGCATGCTTACAGGATCTTCAATCTATCATAAGAAGACGAGGATGCGAATCTGGTGTACTTACGAGTGAGGTTAGGAAATACTTGACCTCCACGAAGATGGTGAAAAAGACGATCCAAAAGGCTATGGTCAATACCAGATCCACTTTCTCTTCCCTCAACAAGGAGACCGAATGTATTTCCATCGTTAACACATTGAGAAATGTAGAAGCAATTACTCTCTCAGTGTTTGAATCACTGTTCTCTTTCATCTCGGGGCCAAAGGCATCAACAAGCTGGTCATTGGTATCAAAGATGATGCGGTCAAAAAGAGTAGCTTGTGAGGAAGAAGCAGAGATAAATGAATTCGCAGAGGTGGATGCTGCACTGAAGTCAGTCAAGAGTGCAGACAATGTACAGAACCAGCTTAACAATCTGGAGTCATGCATCCAAGATCAAGAAGAAGGACTCGAGTGCCTATTTAGGCAATTGATCAAAACTAGAGTCTCGCTTCTCAACATCCTCAACCACTAG